The following are from one region of the Microbacterium sp. BK668 genome:
- a CDS encoding type II secretion system F family protein codes for MAIVQEFTYRAVDPRGGGVIKGSMEAASETAVTGKLRAQGLTPLEIRALSKTGLSREIKIPGFGGTVKAKSLALFTRQMAGLLNAGLPLMRTLSILIEQTDDKRLQPALIKVQADVESGSSFSQALARHPDVFPPLMISIVRVGETGGFMARAMHSLAENYQKEAELQNKIRAAVTYPTIVLIIAIIGVLAMVTFVVPVFENMFAGLGTSLPLPTQILVNISRNMWWILPLLIVAVGGAWIWWLRNRNKESVRKVLDPFKLKMPIFGKVFTKMAVARFSRNLSMMLDAGVPIIQALAIVGQASNNWAVEQAVHDIQDSVRQGRSFSGPLAKAGVFPAMVSQMVAVGEESGTLSEMLASIADFYEDEVETATSQLSATIEPVLIVGLGIIIGGMVISLYLPIFTLYGDLANQG; via the coding sequence ATGGCGATCGTCCAGGAATTCACCTACCGCGCGGTCGACCCCCGCGGGGGTGGCGTCATCAAGGGCTCGATGGAGGCCGCGAGCGAGACGGCGGTGACCGGCAAGCTGCGCGCGCAGGGCCTGACGCCGCTCGAGATCAGGGCGCTGTCCAAGACCGGCCTCAGCCGGGAGATCAAGATCCCGGGCTTCGGCGGCACCGTCAAGGCCAAGTCGCTCGCGCTCTTCACCCGCCAGATGGCGGGGCTGCTCAACGCCGGCCTGCCGCTCATGCGCACGCTGTCGATCCTCATCGAGCAGACCGACGACAAGAGACTGCAGCCGGCGCTCATCAAGGTGCAGGCGGATGTCGAGAGCGGGTCATCGTTCTCGCAGGCCCTGGCGCGGCATCCGGATGTCTTCCCTCCGCTCATGATCAGCATCGTGCGGGTCGGCGAGACGGGCGGGTTCATGGCGCGCGCGATGCACTCGCTCGCCGAGAACTACCAGAAGGAAGCGGAGCTGCAGAACAAGATCCGCGCCGCCGTCACCTATCCGACGATCGTGCTCATCATCGCGATCATCGGCGTGCTGGCGATGGTGACGTTCGTGGTGCCCGTGTTCGAGAACATGTTCGCGGGGCTCGGCACGTCACTGCCGCTGCCCACGCAGATCCTCGTGAACATCTCCCGGAACATGTGGTGGATCCTTCCGCTTCTCATCGTCGCCGTCGGTGGCGCATGGATCTGGTGGCTGCGCAACCGCAACAAGGAGAGCGTCCGGAAGGTCCTCGACCCGTTCAAGCTCAAGATGCCGATCTTCGGCAAGGTCTTCACCAAGATGGCCGTGGCGCGCTTCAGCCGGAACCTCTCGATGATGCTCGATGCGGGCGTGCCGATCATCCAGGCGCTCGCCATCGTCGGGCAGGCGTCGAACAACTGGGCCGTCGAGCAGGCCGTCCACGACATCCAGGACTCGGTGCGGCAGGGGCGCTCGTTCTCAGGTCCGCTGGCGAAGGCGGGGGTCTTCCCGGCGATGGTGTCGCAGATGGTCGCCGTCGGAGAGGAGTCGGGCACGCTCTCGGAGATGCTCGCCTCCATCGCCGACTTCTACGAGGACGAGGTCGAGACAGCGACGTCGCAGCTCTCGGCGACGATCGAGCCCGTGCTCATCGTCGGCCTCGGCATCATCATCGGCGGCATGGTCATCTCGCTCTACCTGCCGATCTTCACGCTGTACGGCGATCTCGCGAATCAGGGATAG